The nucleotide window TATTGGCCAGACATGAAGGTGGGGGTACGCCTTAGTTATGACAAGAACACATATGGGTTCTGTATGGTGAATATTGTTCTGAATAGACAGATCCACTTTAGATATTACCACTGTGAGATATATGAACTCTCCATGATGGGGACTCCCTATCCCATTACACCTTTCTCTGTGCTGCCATGTGTGGCCCAGCAGCTGGCTAGGCAATGCAGAGgctttatttacaaagaataagGAAATTATTATGGGGACCTGCATGTTGGGGACGAATCCCTTGCGGATCCTCCAACAATTCTTGTGGATCTTGTCCAGAAACTGCAACTCGTCATTGTAGCTACGACTCATGGTGACAGCTCGTCTCAACACACTGCCAGCCGGCACCGGAATCACTACTTCACTTCCGCCCAGCACGACGTAATAGGAAACGTGCGTCACATTGCCAGATACTTCCGCCCCACAAAAAGATGGTGGAAACTGGCAGCCGAGGGCGGGTCACGTGATACAGAGTAGGGTTGCTGTGCGCGACGTCTGCTGAGGGTCCTGCGTGCAGGTATGTGGTAACGGGTGGTCTCTATGTTTCCCCCTACTGGAGAACATTGGAAAGCCAGGAGACTTGGGGAGAAGTGGCAATGTTACCCTTAGCAATCAGTAACTATTTGTGTAGATCTTACACCTGATTGGTTGGTAAGGAGCCTCATCCTCACTGgttttgctttcattttgtgtttatgGATGCAGAACAGACTTGGCAGAGGAGCTTGCACTCTTAAAAGAGACACAACTAATGCATATATGCCAATGCTGATTAATTCTCTAAGGGGTTCTATGTCTGCCTATCCAGTCcggagatttacacagctttgccacACATCCTACGGTAGTCCTGCCCTGCAAAGCAGAAGATTTTCTTGGCAACACAGATCCAGTCTCTTTATTAAATAGTGTATCCATGGCTACACATCAGCAATCATTTCTTTCCTTTATATCTGACTGGATTTCAGCAATAATGGTAGAAAATACCACATGGCCCCCGCTGTCCATACACATGTGTGTTCATATACCATACACATCCTGTTATGGGTGAAATCTATCAGACCGGGGGAATGTTCTGGTGAGTTTGGGATGTGACTATTCAGATCCGTCTTATAGAGCAGTGCTGAACCCAGAAATGTTTGTAAGCCGGGTGGGAATaatttgtaggcgggtggtgacctaactcttcagtaaccagccaaataTAACCGGgtagctactgaaaagtgccaggtggtgcgcccagctaaaaggggccggggacaACCTTTGGGTTTGTTTCTAAAAAAACCCCACAAGCACAATGCTAGATTGTaagtcctagattgtaaactcctcagggcagggtcctctcctcctgtgtcactgtctgtattagtctgccgcttgcaacccctatttaatttagtacagcgctatgtaatatgttggtgctatataaatcctctttattaataataattgtggcTGGCACAAAGCAAAGCACATGGACAGTGGAAGggctgttagaaaaaaaagaatgtcaaacctaaaaaatatagaagaaaagtgtaaaatgtaatcgGGTTGTTTCCTTATTTGCAGAGTGAACAGGTGAAGTCActtctgcaaaaacattttctccATATTGTACATTGCCCTTTGTATGAATTGTTCCATGTTCCGTGATTTAGGGAGTTCTAGAATTATGACCAAGATACATACAATGGTTGTTAGATTTATTCCGGGCACCCAGGCTTTATCATCCTCTGGTCAGCAAAGCGTTGTATTGTACATTCTGTGCATATGAGAAAGAGAAAGCAACTGAATATTACAAAAGGAATCAGATCATGAATAAAATGataccacatttttttatattaagataTTATATTAACATACACTGGAAACATCTATTTTGTTATCTTTGGCATATGAAAGTGAAAGTTTTAGCTGGCCAGTGGAAGTGTACAGAATATAGTGTTACCGGGGCATTAGACTGTAGAGACGCCGCTGACTGTGCAGTATATTGTTACATATGTTATTTCTGTATTACTGATGGGCACTGTCTTTTAGGACTGTCCCGGGTTGCAGTATGAGGCTCCGGGTGAGAATTGGAAGACAGACGGGCCGACTGGAGCTGGAAGAGGATAAGCCGACCCTTGGAGATCTCCGCAGGAAACTGTCTGAATCCTTCCTTCCCTCCTTGGGTTACAGGTGTGACAacaatcatttatttatcttCCTATTATTGAATaccattttttgtcttttcaaaCTTTCATGAAAGTGAATGTGATCAGTTTAAAGAGCAACTGATCTCTCTAATCTGATCCCAAAACATGTCAGGTGAACACTGAGGGTTTAAGAAGGACTAGGCTTTATTATTGATCATTTATTAGTGATCACCCCGGGGGTCTTTCTTCCATACCAGGCTTGCTATACCTTGGTTTGCACTGTCTGTGCGGGGTGCCATCTTGGTTTAaacagggctttgctttctcataTCATAGCCTCCATCAAGGAGAACAGTGATGAGCACAATGATGACTTCTTCAAATCTCCTGGGACtggcagtcagaggcagcagtgccctacatctcacactgcagatatgcAAACAGGAAGCTGTAGGTACCGTAGTGCCCAGGGACCCTCACCTACCAGGAATTACACAGATAATTTGTCATAAGGTTTTGAACATTTAACATTTCCCTATAAATCTTGACTTTATAACTTCAGGTCCATTTTAGAGTCTGCAGCCACACTATGGGGAAAAGTTACAATAtctgttaggttttatttttgtcaatgaCCCTCCTGAGGATATTTTTTTGGTTCCTTGTTACTGGCAAAGGAAGGCATATAACCATGAAAACATTGAAAGTTCTAACctcactaatacattttttttgtgtttgtcaaCATACCAACACTTCCAGTTCTTTTTACCATCCTGCTGTTCAGAGTattgtgcagaactgatttgggccCCCCACTGAACTGGAGGGCTCCtcttggctgaggagggtccatgGCCCTTGTGCATGGGCCCACTTTGCACCTCATGTCTGCCTAGGATCTtgcttcaaaataaataaaagcttgaGACCATTATTAAAAtccaatatttattgaaataagcTTTGCTGTTGTATGGTTAAAAGGTTGCAGTTCACTTTAAGAGTGTGATATGTGTTTTCACAGTTCGAGTACGGCTTTCACCATCACTTTAAATGGCATGGATGCTCTGACTGAGGACCAAGATCCCCTGGAGTCATGTGGAATAATATCCGGAGATCTGATAGTTCTCCTGGTGCCGGATTCACAGCTTGTTGCTGCAGCTCCTTCACCAGCTGCTGGATCTGCCCTGCACCAGTGCCAGCCTTCTGTCTCCAATACAGAGGGTGTCCAGCCCAGCACAAGTCCCAGTGACCAGAGAGATGATGGGAAACCAGTAACACAGAGCTTACCAGAGGTGGGTAAAGTGTCCTTCAATGTTAGACTTGGACTACCGCAAACTGCCGTCCACACTGCctatctacccccccccccccccgcctgcATTTTCACAATGTATCTCACTGCCCTATTGTATATGGGTTTGGGAgcatattgttacatttttctatgaCTTGATTCGCTGCCTAGTTTCATTTCGCttgaatatttgtgtttaaagtaTTATTAACATATAACCTATTTTATCTTCTCTGCAACAAACTCTTTTATATGAATTGTTATTGTTTATATATGAATTGTTAAAGTACTTCACTTCATTCACCATGAAGCACACTTGTgcctttttgaaatgttttttctttttttgtttactccATATTCTCCTCTGCCTCATCATCTGTTAGTCCAATGCAtgcaatagtttattttattctatttactttttgtttgttttcgtTTTaacttgtttatttgttgtttctaCTATCCTTCTTAGGATTTAAGGTTTATGTATGCAAAGTCATTTTGGATTctgtcattttgaaaaaaaaatataaaggatacTGACTATAACCTGTGTATGCTCTTGTCTCTAGTATGTGTCTGGCTCTCTTTTTACTACAATactggaacaagcatgcatatCAGAGTTCTGATTTTACCCTGACTTTCTAATCTGCTGGGTTTCAAAGTGTTGCTTCCAATAGGCCAAACTAAAAGGAAGAGCAGATTTCTGTAATATCTATACTACGTCACATGGCGTCATaaggttaaaataatttttatctcCTTGTCCATATTCCTAAAGCCCCAGGCTGGTTCCTGTCATGGAGCGGTATCTACAGAGGAGGACACACTGAAAAAAGAGACTGTTTGCTGTCTGGAAGAACCAATGCTGATCAGTGAATCTGTAAATGAGAGGATACCTCACTCCCTGGAGTCTCTCTATCTCTCTGCTGGCTGCACCGACCCTAATGATGCTCTGATAGTGGTCATCCATGCACTCATGATAGAGTCTGGATACAATGCTAAGGTAAGCAGTGGGAACAACTGTTCTTGTCCAACTGCAGTCAGATAAAATACTTAAACAGAGAACAAAGAAAGCTGAGGATTAATTTGGCAGTGGGTTAATATATACTGTTAAAGTGAATTGTACAAAAATTAGTAACAAGTGCATTCAGTAGGTAAGGTTGGCTGGCTGTTTTACTTGGTGGTTCTACTCACCAACCACACTGAGTATCTCTCCAGCAGCAGAAGCTATATTCATGCTCCTATTCTGAATTCCGTAGaccaatggtccccaaccttttgcagcttgcgGACCACTTAAtctatggactccggaccgcgcatgtgtggggGACCTCTGCCTTAGATCTCGCCCCTTTGAAGGATTTTTGTAATTTCTGCATGAAATTTCTGCTAATCCCCGAGAAAGAATACTGGCAAAACGCACCGGGACATGAGACGTTAACTTTGtcaccatttttatatatcaGGAATCTATATGTATAGTGTTTTAATCTTCTATCCCATGGAATGGTAAATGGAAAAACCATTACCTATTGTATGCACTTGTTCTAATTATGTACAAAtcattttaggaatatatattaaaTCACTAAGAAAAATACCACTCTATTTAGGTATTATATCTTGTTTCTTTTGGGTACTGTCAGTACTTGACACATTTAGGAGGAGGCATTAGtatctttattctttttcagTTTGACAACTCCATTCAGATCTTGAGTAAACCTTCATGCATTTTAGTTtgctgtgtatcataaacaatttatataaaaagtactGGAGTAagactttaaagtgtatctatagccaaGTGTTGGTTTTGAATTAGGTATGGAAGAATTGGAGCcgctgtaatttttttataactgtcTTTGTTCTCACTACATAGATTTGTCACCTAAACAAGAAGTATAAAATGTTCCAGTAGGGACCCTTGTtacaaaaaacaatcatataaaaCCCCTACCTAAGATATCTTCCTTCCTGTAATGTCTCCAATGCAAACTGCTCTCCAATGAGATGCCAGTAGAAAACAAACTGACTTGGGTCTCGtttctttacaaaatataataaaatgtttggctgTACATACCTTTTGAGCTTTAATAACCCAGACGTTTGAAGCTTGTATTTATCTTACACTCCAGGGTGTTGAAGGAAAGAGTGGTTCCATGCCGGAGGGCTGGCAGAACCGTGATGGCCTCTACAAGCTTCTTTACACTCATCCCCTGTGTGGTGATAGTTTCACTCATCTGGCCTGTGTACCTATGAGCAAGCTCCTTGTCATCAAtggtaatgtacagtatatgtataatGATAATACCTTATTAGCCTTTGTGGTGTATACTTatgctaagcaaaaaaaaaactgttactttTCCAAAAAATGACATTCTCTTACACTTTGTCCCAGTTGTACATGTA belongs to Pyxicephalus adspersus chromosome 2, UCB_Pads_2.0, whole genome shotgun sequence and includes:
- the FBXO7 gene encoding F-box only protein 7, which translates into the protein MRLRVRIGRQTGRLELEEDKPTLGDLRRKLSESFLPSLGYSSSTAFTITLNGMDALTEDQDPLESCGIISGDLIVLLVPDSQLVAAAPSPAAGSALHQCQPSVSNTEGVQPSTSPSDQRDDGKPVTQSLPEPQAGSCHGAVSTEEDTLKKETVCCLEEPMLISESVNERIPHSLESLYLSAGCTDPNDALIVVIHALMIESGYNAKGVEGKSGSMPEGWQNRDGLYKLLYTHPLCGDSFTHLACVPMSKLLVINGAININQGLKCVKTLQLPTNSFINFPGSENNVGSVYRDLKRLSRFFKDQLVYPLLAATRQALELPDAFGLLVLPLEIKLRIFRLLDVQSLLSLSTSCKDLHTETKDPTLWKFLYIRDFGHRTPGNPHTHWKELYMKMHKARIFQSNQHFIYPSLPPPPCLPNPFIPNPFPPNIPYPPGIIGGEYDERPLLPIARDPLLILRPGRRPVMDPFQPARPHINPNLPGRGGFPPRRPNSRGPFMPTFF